From Epinephelus fuscoguttatus linkage group LG17, E.fuscoguttatus.final_Chr_v1:
CTAACATACACAAACAGTTATAACAGAGCAAAAAACACGACTACCACCTCTCCACATCTGCCCTCCCTgaccctctctgtctcccccagGCCCACGAGCAGCTGGAGGAAGTGAAGCTGGAGGCAGTGCAGGACAACAATGTGGAGCTGGTGACGGATATCCTGGGAGACATCAGCAATCTCAAGGTGAAAGACGACAGCGCCGCCGAACTCTCCAGGATTCTCCAGGAGCCGCATTTCCAGGTGAGGCGGAGCAAACGCTCAATGGCgtacacaccaaaacaaaaagccaTAACTGGATTTCAGGAATTTTTTGATTATGCTGTTGTAGCATAACATATAGGCTGATACACTTTGGTTTCCTATTTTAAAGTCAATATTACTGATCATATTACTATCTGATGTGCACAGACTATTACTAGTGCAGTTAACATTtagagttccacaacaatcctgttttagtGTGTTAAGTATCTGTGCGTACATGTGTTAGGGGATTCATTTTTCTTCAAATAaactggttgtccttttccttaaaaagtcaaatatacagctttaatttgaaaaaattacATGGTTTGTTGAGTTCAAGGGGTGGCTAGTTGTTCCCTTGCCAAAAGTTAGCCTTACTGTGGAGGGTTTTTAGCCCCTTCCCCAACAATCTATGCCAACATGGTTGTTAttaatggatgccttaggttgtccagtttcacaagataccacaATCTTAAATGAGCGCTCCGCGGCCTCAGTAATGTCGGCCTCCACTTACTTTCCCCCTTCAGCCCCTTTCTTAGGGGCACTACTGCACACAGGTAAAGGTAAAACAGACAAGATTTCTCCTTAAGAATGACACCTAAAGCTcaatttctccttagctgagggatTTTCACAGTTGCAtagaatcccttaaaaggtgTCCTTAGTTAAGGAAAAATGTTAACTCACTTACTGcgttgaaagagattttacagcgtATGGCTTGCTTGAACTCACGCTTGTGATGCCTGTTATTGTCTCACAAAGTTGGTTTATGGTTAGATAGtgggaaaaaatggcagaagaaaagaagacaagaaaaccatgttggtcagaggaggaaaagattatacttctggaggaatgcaatcatagaaagcacaaactacaaagtacatttgatccccaaataccagaaaacagaaaGTGATTACAGGAAGAAATTGCAGCGGAAATGAATTCAGTCAAATCCACagtgtaaaatcaaaaacatatttattggGTTCTCCTCTCCTCGGGgtgtgattgttttttgttttttttttatttatcacctTAAACTCTGTCATGTTGGAGGTAAGGTAGAGTCAGAGATACctcaagggtttttttttgtgctttggtTGCTATGGTCCTTTGTGAAACAGTCTAGGGATTCCTTAATTATAAGACCAAGACGAGGCGAAAACCATAAATgcttaagtgaacattttaaccttaaggagaagacttaaaggtattttgtgcaaccagttttgttttgaGGAAACTTTAACTAGGACttaaaggaaaatcttaacttaaggtgtgCAACCAGCCCCTCTACATTAACGCCCTGGCTATTGGATTGAATATTGAAATAATGGACAGGTGCCAAGTGACACATTTTTTGACGActttttattcagtatttttgcaACTTTTTAACACCATTGATTgacactgtaaataaatatgtttttctgctCGCTGTACTTTAACCTTTAGCTACCTCAACAAGCTAAATTATTGCAGGAATACTGTAACACATCACTATATGCATATTTATGAGATTAGTCTTGATATTTTTTCGTCCAAAAGTTTATAGCACAGTGAACGTTAAGCTCAGACTGCAGTTGTAATGTTTTGACTGTAGTTACAGTAGCACAGAGCTGATGTTTTGGATCCCGTCCCCATGCATCAATAGAACATTAACCTTTATCCTTGGACCTACCAGGGGCTTTACACAGGCTCCACCAATAGGAGTTAGACTTCTGAGCCCAGCGAGGCCTCTGAACAAATCAGAGCCCTTTGTGCTGTAAGCTGAAGGATAAGACCCTGTTGACCTACTGAGAGTAGAGAGACGTGGAGGGAGGGAGTGGCGGGTTtggaagaaaagagagagggaaacgGATATCGCGCTGAAACACTGAGCGTGAGTTTACAGAGTTTTTTTCTGAACCAGAAACTTGTCTGTTTGTCTAATTGTTGGGAAGATATTTTAGAAAGTAGTGCCAGTGGCATCTGAAAAAACAGGCTCGGATGAAAGTTGCAAACCAAGAAttaattgattagattttggtgctAATCCATATTTGGCATTTGAGCCATTAGATgattagtttttgtttgtttgtttgtttctgccaCAATTTAGGCACATCCACAAATTCTAGTTTGGTGTTTAAACAGCTTGgtgttcacattttatttatttatttatttatttttcaaatcaaACCCAGAAGACATATGATAAGTAAACTGTAACAGATGCCACAGGATTGCAAATTAGACAGTGAAGTGTTGGTAAAAGCGTCTGCTGTGCCGTCTGCCCTTGAGTTGACTCTGCAGTTATCCTACGCTACCATTCTACCATCTGTCCTCACACTCTACCTTTTAGAGCTGTTATCAAAATTTTGCTTTATAAAATCAAgttgcatgtttgtttacatcatTTACAACAAGCCCATGCGACTTTTGCTAAACACTATTCACCATGGCCACAGGTTACAATTGCAGGataatgctaaatgctaaaacaCTGCGCAACAGTCAAAAAGTCAGCAAACTGACTCTGTTACTAAGACAGTAATTACTCTCTAAagcttgctaacattaaccaCCATAAGCTACAGGTCATACCAGACCAAGTCATGCTCTGACAGCGACACCACAGAGTGTATTGACttgaacatgtgtgtgttttattgcacATGAATTCAACGTTTCATTTGTAAGAGGAAGaatgtgcttcttttttttatttcgtCATTACTCCCTCCCTCTTAAtttgtcctcctctcctttcagTCTCTTTTGGAGGCACACGACATGGTGGCCTCTAAGTGCTACGAGGTCCCGCCCCCAACTGAGACTGCCAATGATGCGGCAGTGAACAGCGCTCTGATGCAGGCTGATGCTGTGCGCATGATTGGCATCCGAAAGAAGGCCGGAGAGCCACTGGTGAGCAGAGAGGGACAGCCTGAGTGTGTCTGCAtattagagtgtgtgtgtgtgtgtgtgtgtgtgtgtgtgtgtgtgtgtgtgtgtgtgtgtgtggctattGCTGGAGGGGAGTGGTTGACTAGACATATGACCAAGTGAATCACTAAGGGTGTGAGTAGATGGGTTATGGGTGAAGGTGAgtaaatcagtgtgtgtgtgtgtgtgtgtgtgtgtgctacaaTCAGATATCTGCAAATAAACATCACCCTGCTCTCTTCTCCCCCTTTCAGGGCGTGACATTTCGTGTAGAGAAGGATGACCTTGTCATCGCTAGAATCCTTCACGGCGGCATGATCGACAGGCAGGGTCTGCTGCATGTGGGCGACATCATCAAGGAAGTGAATGGGAAGGACGTGGGCAACAACCCCACCGAGCTGCAGGAGATGCTCAAAGACTGCAGCGGAGGGATCACGCTGAAAATACTCCCGAGCTACCGAGACGCTCCCGCACCTCcgcaggtaaacacacacacaggaatctCATGTGAGATGATCATGTAAACATAAGCACGCACACTTATGTAATGAGTGGCAGATGTTGGGCAGTGGTACAGGGCTGGTGATGTGTCCTGCGGCCCTCCCACAATCCCCTGCGCAGGAATGTGAACCCTGGGAGCCCTATTAATAACACTCCACATGCTATCTAGGTCACACTAgttgtttctgtctcttgcacacactccaaacacacacacatgctctctGTAATCTCATGCTCGCTCACATGGAAAGTACAGTAATATATgatatttttagatattttccCTCATGCGTGCAccacacatttttttgtcaaGGCTCCTGagtaacaaaaagaaaagatattTTGCATCCTGAACAAATGAGACGTAGGCTTGGAAATGCATAGAAGGGCTACAGTGAATGAAGAGCAGTAAAACTGAATTAGACGTAATGCAAAATCACATTCTGCTCCGCGGCTCAGGGCGGCCTGCACAGTATATTTTACTGGCTTGTTTTATTGCTTCCTCTCGCTGCTTGTTTAATCGAATACATCAGCCAGAGCACTTACCCTTCCTGGCAAAAGCCCTCTACTGTTGGCGCAGCGTGAACAGCTGTGTCGGGTGCAGTGTGGGACGTTGGACGTAATGGGTGTGAATGAGACACTGttactgtgtcagtgtgtgagacAGCGTGCTCAGCATGagtctctttgttttgtttattttcatatatgtgtgtgtacttcaTCCGAAATTGTCATcaaatcagatttttattttaagcgAGCCTGTGAATAGGAATTAAAACTGTGCTTGTGTTCATCACAGGTGTACGTGCGGCCGTACTTTGACTACAATCCCACAAATGACAACCTGATTCCGTGCCGGGAGGCGGGGATGGCCTTTGCGAAAGGCGACATCCTTCAGATTGTCAACAGAGAGGATCCCAATTGGTGGCAGGTGAGCGTTCCTCCATTTATTTCCTTTGAGTGtgcaacatttaaaatgataGGCTCATAAAGAACTGTGAACTGATGTGTAATTTGTGCCAGGCGTGCCATGTGGTCGGTGGGGCTACGGGATTGATACCCAGTCAGTTCctggaggagaagagaaaagcTTTCGTCCCTCGAGACTTTGATGGATCAGGTATGttacagggtgtctgcaggtccttaaagaTATTCTGTGCGGGATTTTGCTCATACAGAAGCAATCAAACACATACTTGAAATAGCATACAGCCTGGTTGAAAGCATTTTATCGTTTAACATTACAACATGGTACGGCAAACGTGagtaaaacaagcaatttaGGGTCCCGAGAACTAGTCAGAACTTGGTATCTGTCGTGTCTGGCAGGGTATATATCTGCAGAGATTCTGCCCTCGgtctgtattttcatattttagtcTTCGTTTTTGTGCTTGAGACCTTTATGGTTGTGTGCCCCCATAGCGCTCAGATGAGAGTggagctttataaaaaggtagtaaCCAGGTGCCAGATCATAGTCAGCAGGCATCCGAgagacacagcaccaaaaaaatgcaaatataatgAGGTGAAATGCCAAATAGCAGTgtatctggggttggcttttccttttattttcacTGGCAAGCATGTTTCTTAACAGTAACAGACAATCCTGCATAGAATAcctttaaaaagtattaaaatgtcttagtaTATAGCATGTACTACATACACTACTTACTTTTATACTCACCTATAATGCTTGAATAAGGAAAAGATGATTCAACTAAAACATCTAAATCTTAAGTGTGTATAAAAACGATCttgaaaaggttttaaaaagcCTTATatttaactgtctgatacctgtagacagcCTGCGTTAGTGTGTGTGGGATGCTGATATCTGACCTTTGAATAAGCCCTGTGACTGGTGCTGTAATTAGGCTAAAACGTCCCAAagtttcctgtttctctctgtaGCAGTCATAAGGTTGAAAAGATGGACTGGTCTAAAGTCTGTCAATTAGACCTGTGTCATTTCTCCATCACTGAAAACTGATTTAGAGGGCCAGCCAATGTTTCAAACAGAAAATGGTCCACGCCTGCCCCCGTCTGGCCAAATGCTGTAATAGCACAGACATAAATGTTGCTTGTTTTGCAGGAATTCTTTGTGGAACCATAGctggaaaaaagaagaagaagatgatgtaCCTGACAGCCAAGAATGCAGGTCAGAAGACTTTCCATGCTGTTGATATTTATCTCACATCTTTGGTATCTTTTTCTCTCATTAGCTAAtaactgtgcatgtgtttgaacAGAGTTTGACAGACATGAGCTGCAGATCTATGAGGAAGTGGCAAAGGTGCCGCCTTTCCAGAGAAAGACCCTGGTTCTGATCGGTGCTCAGGGCGTGGGCCGACGCAGCCTGAAGAACCGGCTGATGGTCCTCCAACCCACACGCTTCGGCACCACTATACCATGTACATCATATTTTTACTGTATCTGCGTCTCTCAATGCCTCCacaccccaacacacacacacacacacacacaaaaatgttttgatctATACAAACATTTAACTGAGTGTTTCCTTAGACACTTCACGGCGGCCCCGTGATGATGAGCTGGACGGTAACTCCTACCACTTCACCACAAGGACAGAGATGGAAGTGGACGTGAAGGCTGGCCGCTTCCTGGAGCACGGCGAGTACGATGGGAATCTGTACGGCACCAAGATCGAGTCCATCCACGAGGTGGTGGGTACAGGACGCACCTGCATCCTGGATGTCAacccacaggtaagaggaagtaaaaaaagaaaaactgtgagTCAAGTGTCCTTTCAGAGACAACTGGTAGCATTGTCAGGTATAAACATTGGAatataaagaagggactttttACAAACACAAGAGATTGATTGGAGAATGAGAAATATTTTTAtagatttaaatttatttctGTGTCTCTCCTCAGGCTCTGAAGGTACTGAAAACAGCAGAGTTCATGCCTTACGTGGTGTTCATCGCGGCACCAGACTTCGATACTCTCAAGGCCATGCACAAAGCTGTGGTGGACGCAGGCATCACCACTAAGCAACTCACGGTAGGTTAATACATCATCATTtacaatacacacactgagacacccTCAAATAAGCAAGTCAGACCTGGGAAGTAATACATTCACACATCTGTATACACACCCTCATGGGGCGGCAACAGACACAGCctaataaaatgaactttaaagttATCAATACAACACTGTTAACATTtagtaaaagttttttttttaaaataaaactagcATTAGTAGtgcgcttccttctgcgtggtgataagGTAGGTGGGTATAATtcattagaaagaaaatagttcctacatgaaactgctcacaacaaggtctgtggattatcttaagtaacccggtcatgatttctggaaagagacattgctgttgagtttttaaaatgtagtttttggcgctgtaagcaccacaagctgagtgccatctagttccattatatttgagagaaggcagacatctctgtggcCGATATCTACAACCCTCGGGAACTCAGTCTAGACAGATAAATAGTGTCATGATCAGACATCCAGAATGTCTCATTACGCATTGACCTCCTGAGACAAAATAAGAGACGGTTCCCTGCTGTTTTTTGTCGTGTTTGTCACTTCTTGAGATTCAAAATACCACTGGAGACTAACAAATCATATCCTCAACAACCAgtcatttattcagtcatcaTTTATTTGCTCACCTGCCATTCCTCTGAGCAGTAACTCTGACACATGCAGGGTATGTCGCTTGCATATGTTTCCACGTCTCAcctgtcctctgtgtgtttgtaggaTGTGGACCTGAGGAAGACGGTGGATGAGAGCGCCCGGATCCAAAGGGCTTACAGCCACTACTTCGACCTGACCATCGTCAACGACAACCTGGACAAGGCCTTCGAGACGTTACAGGCCGCCGTGGACAAACTGTGCAGTGAACCCCAGTGGGTCCCAGTGAACTGGGTGTACTGAGGACCGGCTACAGTGACCAGTCTGAGCGGGTCACGCTGACCTACCAGAATGTCTGTGACCACAAAGGccaaagaagaggagaagagggcAGAGATACTTCTGtgaaataacataaataataataaaacaaaaaatcgAATAGCTCTTTCTCCTCTTGGGCCTGCACGCTGTGCAACTTTTTTTCTACTCAAAACTCAAAGGGAAAGAgtgcttatttattttataacttTTTATGAAAAGATCTTTCTATTCAAGGTGgaagaatgaaacaaaaaaatctggTCACGTACTTGGGCCATATTTTTgcattaatttattattgtagtTACTCGTCTTACTTTGTAGTCGTTTCCCTTGATTTCATTTCTGTCTTCGTGGACATCGAGGATTTATGGTCACCATCCGAGCTCTAATATGAGGACGAAGAGGGGGAGATGGATTAGAGGATCTTTGAGCAGTCGTTGTCCAAGAAACCTGTCAGTGTCGCACATCATTACCATGCCTGAGCAACCTGTAGCGGTTTTATTTTCACATCCAACTTAATCCTTTAGTGTTTTTAATGTAGCCGGCCCTAAACTCTTTTATCAGTGTCCTCAGCGGGATCAACTGGGCAGAAATAAAGAGGTTAAAAAAGGCCTGTTTTCGCACAACTCCTCCGAtatgtaaaagaaaaactttATAATGTACTTTTTCAAGATCAAACACTGTGTCTGGtaatttttagttttgttttcttatgCTAGTTTTTCATCAGTGTGGTGATTTATACGTGTAGGGTGTAGTGTTTTGTCACATTTGGTccattgatttgtttttaattaccCTGTGatcagcctgtctgtctgtctgtctgtctggagtGTGACCATCTACATTGTTGACCGTCATCTTTGCTGTCTACATACGCCAATTTGTTCAAGTGTTTTATATATGTGAATGTGGCACAAACCACTCCCTCCTTATGGTCCTTCTCTTAAGTGTTGCAGTATGCCAAAGCCCTGTTCATACtccaaataaagtttgaaattCACTGTTGTTAAATTTGACTGGTATTTCAACAACTGGCTTTGTAAAGGTACAAGTCACCATATAGCTTTGGATGGTAAGTTCATCTAGCAAAGCCAAAGGGTAAAACATAACCTGTTAAATCTTTCTCAAATTAAGTAAAAAATACAACCAAAAGGAAGTTACAGCCTCGAGGTCATATGCCTCCATTTACCAGTTACAGGTTACATTCATGTCTTTGAATACATcagtgcttcacacacattaacTCAGTTTCTGGCCAAATATGTCCACgtctgtttctgagatatggcgctgagtaatggccagaaaagtgttttttgcagaacaatatgatgtcatagtgaagttgacctttgaccttttggatataaaatggcATCACTTCATAATTTCATTATTACACATTGGTGTGCAATTGTATCacaattagcatatgaattcttgagttatggccaaaaacatttgtgaggtcacagtgactttgacctttggccacctaatcagttcattcttgatcCAAAGTGAATGTTTATGGCAAATTCGAGGAGATTCTTGAGATGCTGCATTcacagaatgagacagacacaaggtcacagtgaccttgaccttctgAACTTCAAAAATTTCATCAGCTCACGGttaggtggacgtttgtgtcaaatatGCGTTGACAAAAATGGGATTTACGAATGggcaaactgaaaacatgatgcatAAGGCATAAAAGAGCCATTAAGGTGAGGTTGTTTGATTAGTATCCATTTCAAATTAGTTCTCAAACTGGTCGTGAGATTcaggaaaatacattttaaaccttaataaaTTACTGTATGAATTTTCTTCTCAGTATAAACTCTCACAATCTGCCTAGAGAAATCAAAGAATACAAGCAACACCAAAAACCTGAGCAAATGAAGCCAAAACTATTTGCATGACTAAAGACCTCTAGAGGTTAGTGAGAAAATGTGTGTTCTTGGTGAACTGTTTAATTGCTTTGTGCTTAATCGCAATTGTGTgattgtatttaaaaaacataacatcTTGCCTAAATTTATTTCTGATGCTAGAAAGAAGGTTATGCATTATCTGATAGACTGAGGTGGTCAGTTCAGAACCACTGCCTATTCATTAACGCAGTCAAGCCCCTcctcaaatgcatttttaattataataattacaataatattGTAAGGTGACAGTTATTTGAATTTTTAGTATGATTTACATTTGTATTGGACTGATGCAAATCTAATCTCTCGACTataatagggctgcaactaaccattatttttgttgttgatggaTCTGTCTATTAATCGACTAATTGATCAGTTGTTCggtccataaaatgtcagaaaattgtgaaaaaagtCCATCAGTACTTCCAAAATCCCaagatgatgtcctcaaatgccttgctttttttccacatccCAAAGATAATCAGTTTGCTGTCATATAGGagtaaagaaacaagaaaatattcacatttcagaagctggaatcagataATTTggacaactaatcgattaattaTTGACTACAAATGATAAAACAAGGAACTGTATATTGTTCCTGTGGCAAAGGACTATTGTACAAACACTTTCAGTTATGAATCATGAAACTATTAAATCAGAgcatgaaaacaataaattaaacagAAAAGACACAGCAGGAaaactttttaaacat
This genomic window contains:
- the pals2b gene encoding MAGUK p55 subfamily member 6b isoform X4, whose amino-acid sequence is MQQVLDNLGDLPTSTGAKDIDLLFLRGIMESPIAHEQLEEVKLEAVQDNNVELVTDILGDISNLKVKDDSAAELSRILQEPHFQSLLEAHDMVASKCYEVPPPTETANDAAVNSALMQADAVRMIGIRKKAGEPLGVTFRVEKDDLVIARILHGGMIDRQGLLHVGDIIKEVNGKDVGNNPTELQEMLKDCSGGITLKILPSYRDAPAPPQVYVRPYFDYNPTNDNLIPCREAGMAFAKGDILQIVNREDPNWWQACHVVGGATGLIPSQFLEEKRKAFVPRDFDGSGILCGTIAGKKKKKMMYLTAKNAEFDRHELQIYEEVAKVPPFQRKTLVLIGAQGVGRRSLKNRLMVLQPTRFGTTIPYTSRRPRDDELDGNSYHFTTRTEMEVDVKAGRFLEHGEYDGNLYGTKIESIHEVVGTGRTCILDVNPQALKVLKTAEFMPYVVFIAAPDFDTLKAMHKAVVDAGITTKQLTDVDLRKTVDESARIQRAYSHYFDLTIVNDNLDKAFETLQAAVDKLCSEPQWVPVNWVY
- the pals2b gene encoding MAGUK p55 subfamily member 6b isoform X3, producing the protein MQQVLDNLGDLPTSTGAKDIDLLFLRGIMESPIVRSLAKAHEQLEEVKLEAVQDNNVELVTDILGDISNLKVKDDSAAELSRILQEPHFQSLLEAHDMVASKCYEVPPPTETANDAAVNSALMQADAVRMIGIRKKAGEPLGVTFRVEKDDLVIARILHGGMIDRQGLLHVGDIIKEVNGKDVGNNPTELQEMLKDCSGGITLKILPSYRDAPAPPQVYVRPYFDYNPTNDNLIPCREAGMAFAKGDILQIVNREDPNWWQACHVVGGATGLIPSQFLEEKRKAFVPRDFDGSGILCGTIAGKKKKKMMYLTAKNAEFDRHELQIYEEVAKVPPFQRKTLVLIGAQGVGRRSLKNRLMVLQPTRFGTTIPYTSRRPRDDELDGNSYHFTTRTEMEVDVKAGRFLEHGEYDGNLYGTKIESIHEVVGTGRTCILDVNPQALKVLKTAEFMPYVVFIAAPDFDTLKAMHKAVVDAGITTKQLTDVDLRKTVDESARIQRAYSHYFDLTIVNDNLDKAFETLQAAVDKLCSEPQWVPVNWVY
- the pals2b gene encoding MAGUK p55 subfamily member 6b isoform X2 is translated as MVTAMEDACPNGVREEKEEVTPPGPPGVEGPPAVQSTQEADASGAMQQVLDNLGDLPTSTGAKDIDLLFLRGIMESPIAHEQLEEVKLEAVQDNNVELVTDILGDISNLKVKDDSAAELSRILQEPHFQSLLEAHDMVASKCYEVPPPTETANDAAVNSALMQADAVRMIGIRKKAGEPLGVTFRVEKDDLVIARILHGGMIDRQGLLHVGDIIKEVNGKDVGNNPTELQEMLKDCSGGITLKILPSYRDAPAPPQVYVRPYFDYNPTNDNLIPCREAGMAFAKGDILQIVNREDPNWWQACHVVGGATGLIPSQFLEEKRKAFVPRDFDGSGILCGTIAGKKKKKMMYLTAKNAEFDRHELQIYEEVAKVPPFQRKTLVLIGAQGVGRRSLKNRLMVLQPTRFGTTIPYTSRRPRDDELDGNSYHFTTRTEMEVDVKAGRFLEHGEYDGNLYGTKIESIHEVVGTGRTCILDVNPQALKVLKTAEFMPYVVFIAAPDFDTLKAMHKAVVDAGITTKQLTDVDLRKTVDESARIQRAYSHYFDLTIVNDNLDKAFETLQAAVDKLCSEPQWVPVNWVY
- the pals2b gene encoding MAGUK p55 subfamily member 6b isoform X1, which encodes MVTAMEDACPNGVREEKEEVTPPGPPGVEGPPAVQSTQEADASGAMQQVLDNLGDLPTSTGAKDIDLLFLRGIMESPIVRSLAKAHEQLEEVKLEAVQDNNVELVTDILGDISNLKVKDDSAAELSRILQEPHFQSLLEAHDMVASKCYEVPPPTETANDAAVNSALMQADAVRMIGIRKKAGEPLGVTFRVEKDDLVIARILHGGMIDRQGLLHVGDIIKEVNGKDVGNNPTELQEMLKDCSGGITLKILPSYRDAPAPPQVYVRPYFDYNPTNDNLIPCREAGMAFAKGDILQIVNREDPNWWQACHVVGGATGLIPSQFLEEKRKAFVPRDFDGSGILCGTIAGKKKKKMMYLTAKNAEFDRHELQIYEEVAKVPPFQRKTLVLIGAQGVGRRSLKNRLMVLQPTRFGTTIPYTSRRPRDDELDGNSYHFTTRTEMEVDVKAGRFLEHGEYDGNLYGTKIESIHEVVGTGRTCILDVNPQALKVLKTAEFMPYVVFIAAPDFDTLKAMHKAVVDAGITTKQLTDVDLRKTVDESARIQRAYSHYFDLTIVNDNLDKAFETLQAAVDKLCSEPQWVPVNWVY